A genomic stretch from Haloarchaeobius amylolyticus includes:
- a CDS encoding MarR family transcriptional regulator: MSATRSADRSGSTAVKAAGSPTAKLVCLYLRTTGAATTAQLQEALGLRKLTLFSVLSTLEDRDLVERDESGQVTLHASRQ; encoded by the coding sequence ATGAGTGCGACACGAAGCGCGGACCGAAGCGGGTCGACAGCCGTCAAGGCCGCCGGCTCACCGACGGCGAAGTTGGTCTGTCTCTACCTGCGGACGACCGGGGCAGCCACGACCGCACAACTGCAGGAGGCGCTCGGCTTACGCAAACTCACGCTCTTTTCGGTCCTCTCGACGCTCGAAGACCGCGACCTCGTCGAGCGCGACGAGTCGGGACAGGTCACGCTGCACGCCAGCCGTCAGTAG